In Candidatus Eisenbacteria bacterium, the sequence GCTCGGCACGAGCAGCGTCTCGCGATGGTCGACCCGCCACGTGCGCGCATACTCGGTCCAGCGCCGGACCGCACGGTCGCTCCAGCACGTGGACAGGTGGCGGGTGTACGTCCCGAAATCGGGCACGCTCCACAGGAGCACCGCCTCGGTGTCGCGCATCGACGTCCGGAAGGCACCCGCGAGCGTGAGGCCGCGCTGCTTGGCGACGGCCCGCCACCGCGACGCGACGGCGTCGAGGTAGCGCTCGGCGCGACCGGGCTTCACCGTCGCGATCTCCTGGATCATGGCGAGGCCGCGCACCTGGCCGTCGACGAGCTGCTGCCGCGTCGGGCTGAACGGCGCCGGCTCGAGGATGCGGTCGAATCCGCCGGAGCGGAACTTCGTCGCCTCCGTCCACCAGCGCTTCAGCTTCGGCTCCTGTCCCGAGGCGCGCGTGTACTGTCGCTCCAGGATCTCGCGCCAATGGTCCCACCCGCGCATCTCCCATAGGTTGATCACGGTCGGCCAGGAGCCCGTCGACCCGCTCTGCTGCCACGTCCCCACCAGCGGCGCGCCGCCGTCGCTCCGGTTCGTTCCGAGCTTGCCCGTGTGAGCCTTGTACGGCTCGGAGCCGGTACCGAGGATGTCGATCGTCTCGTGCAGGTAGAGGCAGGTGTTGGCCATGCGGCCGACTTAGCAACCGCTCCGGTCGTCTGCTAGGGTCGCGCCCCTCCATGGACTTCTCGTTCTCGCCCGAAGACCTCGCCTTCCGCGACGAGGCGCTGCGCTGGCTCGACGCGAACCTGCCCGAGGAATGGCGTCGCGACCACTGCTGGACGCGGGTCGAGGATCCCATGTGGATCGAGGTCGCGCGCGCCTGGCAGCGCAAGCTCTCCGAGGGCGGCTGGGCCGCGATCTCGTGGCCCAAGTCCGAGGGCGGGCGAGGTGCGACGGTGGTCGAGCGCTGGTTCTTCGACTTCGCGCTCGACGAGATCGGCGCGCCGCGCCCGCCGGCGCAGTCCTACGTCGACCTGATCGGTCCCGCGATGCTCCAGCACGGGACCGAGGCCCAGCGCCGGCGCTTCCTTCCCAAGATGGTGAACGGCGAGGAGCTCTGGTGCCAGGGATTCTCCGAGCCGGGCGCCGGGTCCGACCTCGCGGGGCTTCGCACGCGCGCCGAACGGCGCGGCGACGAGTACGTCGTGAACGGCCAGAAGGTCTGGACGAGCCACGCCGACATCGCGGACTGGTGCTTCCTGCTCTGCCGCACCGAGCCCGACGCCCCGAAGCACAAGGGGATCAGCCTGCTCCTCGTCGACATGAAGACGCCGGGCATCAGCGTCCGCCCGCTGCGTCAGATGACGGACGACGCCGAGTTCTGCGAGGTGTTCTTCGAGGACGTCCGCGTGCCGGCGGCCAACCTCCTCGGGGCGCCCGGCAGTGGATGGAACACCGCCATGGGCATCGTGCAGCACGAGCGCGGTCCCATGTGGACCTTCGTCTTCCAGCGCAAGATCCGCCGCAGCCTGACGCAGCTCCTCCAGCTCGCCAAGGAGCACCCGGCGACGCGCGCGAAGCTGCGCGATCCCGCCGTCCGCCAGCGCCTGGCGCAGGCCCACATCGAGGTGGAGATCCTGCGGCTCTCGGGCTACCGCAGCCTCACGAACCTGCTGCGCCTGGGGCACCCGGGCAACGAGAGCTCGATGGAGAAGGTGCTGGGCAGCGAGACCGATCAGCGCCTGCAGGACCTCGCCATGTCGCTCTTCGGCCCGTACGGCGCGCTCCGCGACGGCGATCTCGCGCTCGGGGCCGGCACGATTCCACGGCAGTTCCTCTACGCACGCTCGGAGACGATCATGGGCGGCACCTCCGAGATCCAGCGCAACGTCATCGCGCAGCGCATCCTCGGCCTGCCGCGCTGACGGCGGGTCGCCCTATGGCGACGTGGCCCGGAACTGCGTGGCGTCGTTCTTCGTCGCCGACTCGAACGTGCTCTCCCAGCACTCGGCGGCGGTTCCGTCGCCGGTCACGAGCTGCACGGTCACCGGCAGCGTGAGCCCGAGGTCGGGCATGGGGAGCTTGAGGCCCTTCGCCTTCGCCACCATCTGCGCCTCGCCGCTCGCGGACGTGCGGAGTTTCAGATCCGTCACGCCGGCGGACGATCCCGCACGGTCCTTGTAGCGGTAGCCGCTGCTGCCGAGGCCGCGCCAGCACGGCTTCGTGCCGCAGGTGCCGCCCGCGGGCACCGCGCCGACGACGAGCGGCTGCGGCGAAACCGACGCGTCGTACACGCACAGCCGGACCGCCGACGACCCGCCGATCGGATCGCCGAAGGCGCTCCGCGTCGCGTTCGCGCCGCGGGTGAGCTTCCACCGCAGCGCGTCCTTCCGGTCGTCCGTCGAGTCCCGCAGCAGGAGCGTCGCGTGCTGCGACGCGCTCGAGCGGCATCCGGCGAGGGGCGCGGGCGGACAGACGTCGGCCACGCCCGGCAGCGTCGTGGTCGAGCTGCTCGTCGAGGTCGAGGTGGACGTGGTCGACGAGGTGGAGGTGGACGTCGAGGTCGACGTGGTGGTGGTCGAGGAGGTCGACGTCGTGGTCGACGTGCTGGAGGTCGTGCTCGACGTCGTCGTGGTCGAGGTGGTCGTGCTCGACGTCGTGCTCGTCGACGTCGTGGTGGACGAGGTCGTGCTCGTGCTGCTCGTGCTCGAGGTCGTGGAGCTGGTCGACGTCGTCGAGGTCGTCGACGTGCTCGTCGACGACGAGGTGGTGGGCACGGTCGTGCTGGTGGTCGTCGAGGTCGACGACGTCGTGGACGTGGTGCTGGTGCTCGTGGTGCTCGAGGTCGACGAGCTGGTCGTCGTGGTGCTCGACGTCGTCGGGACGCTCGTCGAGGTGCTCGACGTCGTCGACGTGCTGGTGCTGGTCGTCGACGTCGTGCTGGTCGACGTGGTGCTGGTGCTCGTCGTCGAGCTCGTGCTCGTCGAGGTGGAGGTCGTGGACGTCGTCGACGTGGACGTCGTGGTGCTCGTGGTCGAGGACGTCGTCGTGCTGGTCGAGCTGCTCGTCGACGAGGTGGTCGTCGTGGACGTCGAGGTCGTGGAGCTCGTGGTGGTCGACGTGCTGGTGGTCGTGGTGCTCGACGTCGAGGTGGTCGAGGTCGACGAGCTCGTGCTGGTCGTCGACGACGTGGTGGTCGTCGAGGCGAAGCCGCTGCCCCAGCCGATGTCGGTCATCAAATGGCGCGCGAGCGACGTCACGTGGAGGGGGCCGGTGTAGATCGGCTCCATCAGCTCGTTCGGGCTGCACGACGTGCCGAAGTGCGAGACCGACGACCCGCTCTGGATCGGATTCGGCGCGTACATCTCGACGTGGCCGCTCGCGTGGCGACCGGCCGAGAGGATGCCGCTGTTCGCGACCACGGCGGC encodes:
- a CDS encoding acyl-CoA dehydrogenase family protein translates to MDFSFSPEDLAFRDEALRWLDANLPEEWRRDHCWTRVEDPMWIEVARAWQRKLSEGGWAAISWPKSEGGRGATVVERWFFDFALDEIGAPRPPAQSYVDLIGPAMLQHGTEAQRRRFLPKMVNGEELWCQGFSEPGAGSDLAGLRTRAERRGDEYVVNGQKVWTSHADIADWCFLLCRTEPDAPKHKGISLLLVDMKTPGISVRPLRQMTDDAEFCEVFFEDVRVPAANLLGAPGSGWNTAMGIVQHERGPMWTFVFQRKIRRSLTQLLQLAKEHPATRAKLRDPAVRQRLAQAHIEVEILRLSGYRSLTNLLRLGHPGNESSMEKVLGSETDQRLQDLAMSLFGPYGALRDGDLALGAGTIPRQFLYARSETIMGGTSEIQRNVIAQRILGLPR